A segment of the Mangrovimonas sp. YM274 genome:
CATTTAGTTATCAAAAAGGAATACACATCAGAAAGAAAGATCATCATAAAAATAAACAAAAAGAGCCCTTTAAAAGGGGCTCTCTTTAGGTGGAAGTATTAGAACTTCCATTAACCAACCGTTTCAAAAATAACCAAAAAAGGTATGTTTAAAAAATAAACTTGGCTAACTCTCCCTATTAACATTGCACAAAGCCCATAAATATTGCCTCACAAAAAGCCGTAGCTGAAATTTCAGGTTTAAATAAAAGCACCATATCAAAAAAAATGGCCCAAAAACTAAAAGCAACATGAAACTGGAAACTCAATTATTCCTTAATTATCTGTTTAAAGGATAGAAAATCAATTCTGTATGAGGATATATTCTATTTTATTGAGTTTCCAGTTTCCAGTTGTTATGGTGGTTAAGTGACATGATTTCCTTATCAATGTAATACAAGTGTCTTACAAAGTGTAATACATTATGTATTACAATTGTGTAAGACAAGTTTAAATGCGGATAACTTTCCTAAATATTCTCTAAGCTCCTACGAAACAATGTTTAAAGAAGAAATTGGCGCACTAGATACTATTCCGAAAAAACTAAATAAAAAAAATATCGAGAGTTTTTGACCCTCGATATTTAAACTTTACACACTTAGTGAGATACTACCTTAATTTATTAGTGCTTCCAATAATCTGAACCCTTGGAATATTTTATATAAAATTTGTCCGTGTCATAGTATTTAAAATAACTTGTCGATAAAGAACCTTTTTGGCCACAAAACTCTTTATGTTTAGTTTCGAAAAATTCCGATTCAGGATAGTTGGTGATTTTCGAAACGTAAAATTCATTTGTCACCTCTTTTAGGTTGCCATTTATCTCATACGTGATTCTATTACTAAATACAATAGGACTTTCATTTTCTGAATATGATACCGTCTTTATTTCTTTTTTCTTGGATATTTGAATAAATCGCAATTTCTTATTAAAGCCTCGTTTATTGAGTATTCAGAAACTCTTTTTGTTGTTTTTGATGGGATGCAAATTATAGAATCTTCGATTGTAGAAACAGAATACCCAACAGATGAGCTAAGATTAGCGGAACTTGAACTTTGAATTTGGTTTGTCTGTATATTATTATATACGTTTACCCCAGTTACTGCAACAGAACCAATTGATGTATTAGAAGTCGAAGCTGAATTGCTCTCAGATGTTGTAAATGTTCTATTTTTGAAATAATCGTATGCAAAACCATTTAAAATGAAATTACACTCATTTAGTTTGATATAAATCTTACTGTCAGTTTTATTGTAAAAATTGAAACCAATATTACCGCCATGAGACCAAAGATTATATGTTATTTTGCAATTTTCATCTTCAAAAAATAGCATGTCGGACTTGGTTATTGATTCATTTGTTGGTTTTACATCATAAAGTTGATAGAAAGGTGTTTTTGCACAGGATGACAAAGTTAAGACTGTGCCAACTGTGTAAAGTAAATTTCTAAATTTCATAGTTCAATTATTTTAATTTGTATTTCTGGTTGTCTTTTATTCAATATTGAATGTTTTTACTATTTCATTTTGTTGATTTTCAAGTTGGATGCCTTGTAATTATTCTTGACATTTGAAAGAAGCCAACTGTATTTGGTCTTGGTTTATATAGGGTTATTTTGGGCAAAAATAGTTGTTTCTTCCTGCAAAAAACAGCTTTTTCTTACGATTTATTTTTGTTTTTTGTATATCAGATGATTATAAAAAGGTCGTGTGATAAAACGGAGTAGTTTTTCTTAAAGTGTTGTGTTAAATTTAAAAATGAGAATACTAAAAATGAAGTCATGGAAAACTCAAAAACCATTTTATTACACAATATAACCCCAGAGGAATTGAGGGATATGATTGTAAAGGACTTGAAAGTTGAACTTGAGGCTATTTTGTCAAAAGCAAAAGAAGTTGAAAATTATTCTATGCAAGAAGTTGCAGAACAATTAAAATGTTCAAAGTTAACAGTTAGTAACTACATTAAAAAGGGCTATATACCAGCCTTTAAAATTGGTAGGAGGTGCTATGTTAAAAGAAAGGATTTAGAGGATGCTTTAAAATTAAAAGAGGTGAAATCGCTCAGATATAGGAGAGGAGGTTGAATTTTTGATGGCTCTTTCTTTGCTAGTTCGTTTTTTTGAAATCTGTTCATAACAATTAACTTCTTTTATGGAAACCCATAAGGCTGTATAATGCAGAATTCCTATTTTTAGACTTTAAAATTTACAACCAATTCTTACAATATATTAATGTCCAAATCATCTAAAGCAAAAAAAGAAAAATCAATAGAAGAAACCCTTTGGGACTCCGCAAATAAATTAAGAGGCTCGGTAGAGCCTGCAGAATATAAGCACGTTGTACTGGGGCTTATCTTTTTAAAGTTCGCTAGTGATAAGTTTGAAGTACGCCGAGCAGAACTTATAGCAGAAGGCAAAGACAAGTTTTTAGAAATGAAAGAGTTCTATAACATGTCTAACGTATTCTTTTTACCAGAAGAAGCCAGATGGTCTTATATTATTCAACAGGCTAAACAGGACGATATCGCCTTAAAAATAGATACCGCACTTCACACCATTGAAAAGAATAACCCAGCTTTAAAAGGCGCATTGCCCGATAACTACTTCTCAAGGTTAGGTTTAGATAAAAGCAAACTAGCGGCTTTATTGGATACCATAAATAACATTGATACCCAAAAAGACAAACAACAGGACGTTGTAGGGCGTGTTTACGAGTACTTCTTATCTAAGTTTGCTATTGCCGAAGGGAAAGGAAAAGGGGAGTTCTATACACCTAAAAGCATCGTTAATTTAATAGCCGAAATGATTGAGCCGTATAAGGGTATAATTTATGACCCTGCCTGTGGTTCTGGTGGTATGTTTGTACAGTCTATTAAGTTTATTGAAAGCCATCACGGTAATAAAAAGGAAGTGTCTATCTACGGACAGGAATATACCAATACCACGTATAAACTTGCTAAAATGAATTTAGCTATTCGTGGTATTTCTGGGAATTTAGGTGAAAAGGCAGCCGATACCTTTGCCGACGACCAGCATAAAGACCTGAAAGCCGACTATATTATGGCTAATCCGCCATTTAACCAAAAAGACTGGCGAGCCGACAATGAGTTGCTGGACGACCCACGTTGGCGTGGTTACGATGTGCCGCCGAAGAGTAATGCCAATTACGGTTGGATTTTGAATATGGTTTCTAAGTTGTCAAGTAATGGGGTTGCTGGTTTTATTCTTTCGAATGGTGCGTTGTCTGGTGGTGGAGACGAATATAAAATTAGAAAAAAGCTAATTGAAAATAATTTAGTTGAAGCTATTTTGATACTTCCTGGTAGTATGTTTTATACTACGGATATTAGTGTTACAATTTGGATTGTTAATTGTAATAAAAAAGCCAGAACCGTTGAACTTCCTGATAATATTGTTAGAAATTATAGAGATCGCGAAGACAATGTTCTCTTTATGGATTTAAGAAAAATAGGAGAGCCGTTCGAAAAAAAATACATTCAATTTAGTGAAAAGCATATAGTTGATATTGCTAAAACCTACCACGACTGGCAGCAAGAAGATAAAGACTACCAAGATGTACCAGAATACTGTGCTTCAGTAAATGTGGCTGAAATCGCTAAAAAGGATTATTCCTTAGTGCCAAGTAAGTATATTGAATTTGCAAATCGTGATGAGGATATAGATTTCAATGAAAAAATGGCAGACTTACAAAGTGAAATGAAGGTTTTACTAAAAGCAGAGGCCGACTCTAAGCAAGAATTGTTAAACGTTTTTAAAGAGTTAGGGTTTGAAATCGAAATATAAAACATTAGGGCAATTCATCGAGCCTTGTAATGAGAAAAATTTAAAAAGAGAGATTTCTGATTCGATGCTTAGAGGGATAAGCAATCAAAAATATTTTCAAAAAGCTAAGACTAATACTATAGGTGTTGATTTATCAAAATACAGGATAGTTAGAAAAGGACAATTTGCTTTTAATAGAGCAACTACCAGAAATGGTGATAAAATATCAATTGCTCTTAGAAAAGGAAAGGATTGCATTGTTTCACCATCTTATAGAATATTCAGGTCTAAAGATGAAAATATTTTAAATAGTGAATATTTAATGATGTGGTTTAGACGCCCTGAGTTCGATAGATATGCTCGTTTTAAATCACATGGTTCAGCACATGAGTTTTTTGATTATGACGAAATGTGTGAGGTAGAGTTACCTGTCCCAAGTATTGAAAAACAGCGAGAAATTGTAGCAGAATACAATACGGTTATTAATCGTATTAAACTTAATAAACAATTTAACCAAAAACTGGAAGAAACTGCACAAGCCCTATATAAACATTGGTTTGTGGATTTTGAGTTTCCGAATGAGGAAGGTAAGCCTTATAAGTCGTCTGGTGGTGAGATGGTTTATAACGAGGAGTTGGATAAGGAAATTCCTGAGGGGTGGGAGGCTGCTTCTATATCTGATTTTGGTAAGGTTATTACAGGAAAAACCCCTTCTTCAAAAAATCCTGAAGATTTTGGTGATGAAATGCTTTTTATAACACCTGGTGATTTCAAATTTTATAACAAGTTCGCTTTAAGTTCTGTAAGGAAATTATCAAAATCTGGTATTAATAGGTTATCGAATAAAGTTCTACCAAAAGGTTCGATAATTGTTACTTGTATAGGTTCCGATATGGGGAAAATTGTGGTTACAAATTATAATTGTATTACAAATCAACAAATGAACTCGATTATAGGTTATGAAAAATGTTATACGGATTACTTATTTCATCATTTAACATTTATTGCTGATGAAATAAAAGCTATTGCAATGGGAAGTTCAACCATGCCAATGCTTAATAAATCCGATTTTGAGAAAGTTTTGCTTTTGAGGCCTAAACTTGAATTATTAAAAGTGTTTGATAGGCTTTTAGAGCCAATAAATGATGAGTTAATTAACTTATCGACTCAAACTAAAAATCTTAAATTGTTGCAGAATTTACTGCTTTCAAAAATGACTAAACTTTAAAAATATAAATGATAAAATCATGAAAGACTTAATTATCGAAGCTGGCCAAAACTTAAGAACAATTCAAATCGATTACACCGAAAAGGACGGTAGTAATGAAGGTTGGAGAGAAGTAGAACCTTATAGTTTTAGAGAAAAAAATGGGGTTGAATACTTTTATGGGTACGATATCGAAAAGGACGGTATTCGTGGTTTTATTATTGACTCAATAAATGATATTGAAATTACAGAGAATAGTTATGAACCTAGATGGTCGGTTGAATTTTAATAGTTATGAAGTTAAAAAGGTTTGAAATAAGTGGTTTTAGAAGAGTTTTAGATGCAGAATATTTATTTGGTGACGCTA
Coding sequences within it:
- a CDS encoding WYL domain-containing protein, with the protein product MKDLIIEAGQNLRTIQIDYTEKDGSNEGWREVEPYSFREKNGVEYFYGYDIEKDGIRGFIIDSINDIEITENSYEPRWSVEF
- a CDS encoding helix-turn-helix domain-containing protein, which translates into the protein MENSKTILLHNITPEELRDMIVKDLKVELEAILSKAKEVENYSMQEVAEQLKCSKLTVSNYIKKGYIPAFKIGRRCYVKRKDLEDALKLKEVKSLRYRRGG
- a CDS encoding restriction endonuclease subunit S; the encoded protein is MKSKYKTLGQFIEPCNEKNLKREISDSMLRGISNQKYFQKAKTNTIGVDLSKYRIVRKGQFAFNRATTRNGDKISIALRKGKDCIVSPSYRIFRSKDENILNSEYLMMWFRRPEFDRYARFKSHGSAHEFFDYDEMCEVELPVPSIEKQREIVAEYNTVINRIKLNKQFNQKLEETAQALYKHWFVDFEFPNEEGKPYKSSGGEMVYNEELDKEIPEGWEAASISDFGKVITGKTPSSKNPEDFGDEMLFITPGDFKFYNKFALSSVRKLSKSGINRLSNKVLPKGSIIVTCIGSDMGKIVVTNYNCITNQQMNSIIGYEKCYTDYLFHHLTFIADEIKAIAMGSSTMPMLNKSDFEKVLLLRPKLELLKVFDRLLEPINDELINLSTQTKNLKLLQNLLLSKMTKL
- a CDS encoding class I SAM-dependent DNA methyltransferase, producing MSKSSKAKKEKSIEETLWDSANKLRGSVEPAEYKHVVLGLIFLKFASDKFEVRRAELIAEGKDKFLEMKEFYNMSNVFFLPEEARWSYIIQQAKQDDIALKIDTALHTIEKNNPALKGALPDNYFSRLGLDKSKLAALLDTINNIDTQKDKQQDVVGRVYEYFLSKFAIAEGKGKGEFYTPKSIVNLIAEMIEPYKGIIYDPACGSGGMFVQSIKFIESHHGNKKEVSIYGQEYTNTTYKLAKMNLAIRGISGNLGEKAADTFADDQHKDLKADYIMANPPFNQKDWRADNELLDDPRWRGYDVPPKSNANYGWILNMVSKLSSNGVAGFILSNGALSGGGDEYKIRKKLIENNLVEAILILPGSMFYTTDISVTIWIVNCNKKARTVELPDNIVRNYRDREDNVLFMDLRKIGEPFEKKYIQFSEKHIVDIAKTYHDWQQEDKDYQDVPEYCASVNVAEIAKKDYSLVPSKYIEFANRDEDIDFNEKMADLQSEMKVLLKAEADSKQELLNVFKELGFEIEI